Genomic DNA from Nonomuraea rubra:
GCTCGACGGGGCCGCCGTCGTCGAGCTGGGCGGTGAGCGGCACGAGGTGGCCGCGGGGGACACGATGGTGCTGCCCGCGGACGTGAGCAGGCAGCTGGTCGCCGATGCCGAGCACGGGTTCGTCTCGATCGTGGTCGCTCCGGCCGGGGCTCAGGTGTACAACCCCGGTGGTGTGTCGGAGCCGGACGCCTGCGGCCTGGCCCCGAAGGACACCGAACGGCTCGTGCCGCCGTGGGTGCGATGAGGGGATAAATACGGATGTGACGCATGAGGCCTGTCTCATAGCCTCGGCCTCATGACCGACAAGGCCTTCGTCCCCGACGACTTCGACGTCCCCGCACACCTGGTCACCCCGCGGTTCCGCCTGGAACCCCTGGGCCCCCAGCACAACGCCTCCGACCACGCCGCCTGGACCGGCAGCATCGAGCACATCCGCGCCACCCCGGGTTTCCCGGATCACGGATGGCCACCGGTGGACGGCATGACCCTGGAGGCCAACCTCGCCGACCTGCGGCGCCACGCG
This window encodes:
- a CDS encoding cupin domain-containing protein, producing MTVNLGTDSRKITTPNGVMTTLASPSQGSAGQAVWRVDARPGMVGPVHAFDTELVWTWLDGAAVVELGGERHEVAAGDTMVLPADVSRQLVADAEHGFVSIVVAPAGAQVYNPGGVSEPDACGLAPKDTERLVPPWVR